In Prevotella sp. oral taxon 475, one DNA window encodes the following:
- a CDS encoding helix-turn-helix domain-containing protein, with protein MANRFQLPFRCKAFDSDVVNKEMEGDLISIHKILALVLCTEGSITAQIDKNTYLINKGDVLFISPSIYAHITSISPDLRGIILYVDHDFIMSIVNRAMDIRSALHFSEHPYMSLTVSQFDIVRSEMQALMQRVEKENESDAGAARGIVLYELLVSMCQTLIYELINFYLQGHHLQLGEWSGSDKIVQNFILEVYNHYRKHREVAFYADLLCVTPSYLSNLVKEKTGKPALQWIIDTVISDARQLLLYTDMPIKEIIVTLGFSNQSFFGKYFKQYVGKSPKLFRQEGRRSSSAFLHLNA; from the coding sequence ATGGCGAACCGATTTCAACTTCCTTTCAGGTGTAAAGCTTTCGATAGCGACGTGGTGAACAAAGAGATGGAGGGCGATCTCATCTCCATTCACAAGATTTTGGCCCTGGTGTTGTGCACCGAGGGCAGCATTACGGCACAAATAGATAAGAACACATACCTTATTAATAAGGGCGATGTGCTCTTCATTTCCCCATCGATCTATGCCCATATCACGAGCATTAGTCCCGACCTTCGCGGCATCATCCTCTACGTCGACCACGATTTCATCATGTCGATTGTCAACCGTGCGATGGACATTCGTTCGGCTCTTCACTTCAGCGAGCATCCTTACATGTCGCTCACCGTGAGCCAGTTCGACATCGTGCGCAGCGAGATGCAGGCCCTGATGCAACGAGTGGAGAAAGAAAACGAGAGCGATGCGGGGGCAGCTCGTGGCATCGTGCTCTACGAACTGCTCGTTTCGATGTGCCAAACTCTCATCTACGAGCTCATCAACTTCTACCTCCAAGGCCACCATCTGCAACTGGGCGAGTGGAGCGGAAGCGATAAAATCGTGCAAAACTTCATCCTCGAGGTATACAACCACTACCGCAAGCATCGCGAAGTGGCTTTTTATGCCGACCTGCTTTGCGTCACTCCCAGCTATCTCTCCAACCTGGTGAAAGAGAAAACCGGTAAACCGGCCCTGCAATGGATTATCGACACCGTCATATCGGATGCCCGCCAGCTGTTGCTCTACACCGATATGCCCATCAAAGAAATCATTGTCACGCTGGGATTCTCCAACCAGTCGTTCTTCGGAAAGTATTTCAAGCAATATGTAGGCAAGTCGCCCAAACTGTTTCGACAAGAAGGCAGGCGGTCTTCCTCGGCTTTTCTGCACTTAAACGCCTAA
- a CDS encoding DUF5723 family protein, with protein MRKTIMPKMASLRALSALLLCWCAMGEAAAQFARSTYLMEATPFRQQLNPALTPEQGYVNVPVLGGMNVSVNSNALGTKDVTEVVKNSSDADYFLSDDFMGRLKSSNNVQLNLSTDLLSLGWYKGRGFWTTNVSLKVDAGASIPQAAFQRLRDARGMNPLGWTNYSMNLGGEKARINSYIEAAVGYAHPLFGDRLTLGGRVKVLFGVANIELDVRRLEVNTRLTGFGTQQDWTKLTTAELKALRGEAGITTDATLEASMRGFELSYDNKGRVDDVKRKGSLGVAGMGLGVDLGAAYQPISGLTFSASLLDLGFISWSKSASHRASSALTQKYAFDGSHLNEARDFQQLMASGELLNFDLLQIKQEEARSRTTSLYATLVLGGEYRLLDNHLSLGLLSTTRFTQPKALSEITLSSAYSVNRFLGFSLSYSVIQSGGLGLGAGLKLGPFTLATDYIYFNQNNRSLNALFGISIPLGARKG; from the coding sequence ATGAGAAAAACAATTATGCCAAAAATGGCGAGCCTGCGGGCTCTTTCTGCCCTCCTTCTGTGCTGGTGTGCAATGGGGGAAGCTGCGGCCCAGTTTGCCCGAAGCACCTATTTGATGGAGGCAACACCCTTCCGCCAACAACTCAATCCAGCTCTGACACCCGAGCAGGGCTATGTGAACGTGCCCGTTTTGGGCGGAATGAACGTCTCGGTGAACTCCAACGCTCTGGGAACGAAAGACGTCACGGAGGTGGTAAAGAACAGTTCGGATGCCGATTACTTCTTAAGCGACGACTTCATGGGCCGACTGAAGTCCTCGAACAACGTCCAACTCAACCTCAGCACCGACCTTCTGTCCCTGGGATGGTATAAAGGTCGCGGCTTCTGGACGACGAATGTATCTCTGAAAGTAGACGCCGGGGCCAGCATTCCGCAAGCGGCGTTCCAGCGTCTTAGGGATGCCCGAGGGATGAACCCACTCGGTTGGACCAACTATTCGATGAACCTGGGCGGCGAAAAGGCCCGCATCAACTCTTATATCGAGGCCGCCGTGGGCTACGCTCATCCACTCTTCGGCGATCGGCTCACGCTGGGCGGACGGGTAAAAGTGCTCTTCGGCGTGGCCAACATCGAGCTCGACGTGCGCCGATTAGAAGTGAACACCCGGCTAACGGGCTTCGGTACGCAGCAAGACTGGACAAAACTCACCACCGCCGAGCTGAAAGCCCTGCGCGGCGAGGCCGGAATCACGACGGATGCCACCCTCGAAGCCTCGATGAGAGGTTTCGAACTGAGCTACGACAACAAAGGACGGGTGGACGATGTGAAACGAAAAGGCTCGCTGGGCGTAGCCGGAATGGGGCTCGGAGTTGACCTCGGTGCGGCCTATCAACCCATCTCGGGACTGACGTTTTCGGCCTCGCTGCTCGACCTGGGCTTTATTTCGTGGAGCAAGTCGGCCTCGCACCGCGCCTCGTCGGCCCTCACACAGAAGTATGCCTTCGACGGATCACATCTCAATGAAGCCCGCGACTTCCAGCAACTCATGGCCAGTGGGGAACTGCTCAACTTCGATCTTCTGCAAATAAAACAAGAAGAGGCCCGCTCGCGCACCACCTCGCTCTATGCCACCCTCGTGCTTGGAGGCGAATATCGGTTGCTCGACAATCATCTTTCGCTGGGCTTGCTTTCCACCACCCGCTTCACACAGCCCAAAGCTCTCTCGGAGATCACACTCTCCTCGGCCTATAGCGTGAACCGCTTCCTGGGCTTCTCACTATCCTATTCGGTGATTCAGAGCGGCGGTTTGGGGCTGGGCGCCGGCCTCAAGCTCGGCCCTTTCACCCTGGCAACCGACTATATCTATTTCAATCAGAACAATCGCAGCCTCAACGCCCTCTTCGGCATCTCCATTCCTTTGGGTGCACGCAAGGGATAA
- the rplM gene encoding 50S ribosomal protein L13 produces the protein MDTLSYKTISVNKETAKKEWVVIDATDQVVGRLCSKVAKLIRGKYKPSFTPHVDCGDNVIIINAAKVVFSGKKETDKVYTRYTGYPGGQRFNTPAELRKRKGGVDRIIRHAVKGMLPKGILGRHLLNNLYVFEGTEHDKAAQKPKAIDINQYK, from the coding sequence ATGGACACTTTAAGTTACAAGACTATTTCCGTGAATAAGGAAACAGCGAAGAAAGAGTGGGTCGTTATCGATGCGACAGACCAGGTAGTTGGTCGCCTGTGCTCTAAAGTAGCCAAGCTGATTCGCGGTAAGTACAAGCCAAGCTTCACACCTCACGTAGATTGTGGAGACAACGTTATTATCATCAATGCCGCTAAGGTGGTATTCAGCGGCAAGAAAGAAACCGACAAGGTTTATACACGTTATACCGGTTATCCCGGAGGTCAGCGTTTCAACACGCCTGCCGAACTTCGCAAGCGCAAAGGCGGCGTCGATCGCATCATCCGTCACGCCGTAAAAGGCATGCTTCCCAAAGGAATCCTGGGACGGCATCTTCTTAACAACCTCTATGTTTTTGAAGGCACCGAGCACGATAAAGCCGCTCAGAAGCCGAAAGCAATAGATATTAACCAGTATAAATAA
- a CDS encoding efflux RND transporter periplasmic adaptor subunit: MLRVKYIAVAACMTWMAGCTGKKEDGKVAPVAVQTMEVQDGNVGEMRTYVGTIQESYGSTLSFATLGTVARVLVEEGQAVRRGQLLAVLDNTSAKSAHDLSLSALAQAKDAFRRMDLLYKKGSLPEIRYVDVQTKLAEAQATERITRKTLQDCELRAPFDGLISQRMVDVGNNMAPGIGCFKLVKLGRVEVKISVPENEISGIRRGEEVPFTVSALDGRRFLGRVTEKGIQANILSHTYDVTVGVDNADHALLPGMVCSAQIAERKSGKGIVIPQQAVLIDGEKPFVWVVEAGQAHRRNIVQTGVCDSGVVVSTGVSVGDRVIVSGQNKVSEGSVVKEK; encoded by the coding sequence ATGTTGAGAGTGAAATACATCGCCGTTGCGGCTTGCATGACATGGATGGCAGGCTGTACGGGAAAGAAAGAAGACGGTAAAGTGGCTCCCGTTGCAGTGCAGACGATGGAGGTGCAAGATGGAAACGTGGGCGAGATGCGTACGTATGTGGGTACGATTCAGGAGAGTTATGGTTCTACCTTGAGCTTTGCCACCCTGGGAACGGTGGCCCGTGTGCTGGTGGAAGAGGGGCAGGCCGTGCGCCGCGGACAGTTGTTGGCCGTGCTCGACAATACTTCTGCCAAGAGTGCACACGACCTATCGCTGTCTGCTTTGGCGCAGGCCAAAGATGCTTTTCGACGCATGGACTTGCTTTATAAGAAAGGAAGTCTGCCCGAAATACGATATGTAGACGTGCAAACCAAGCTCGCCGAGGCGCAGGCCACTGAGCGAATCACACGCAAAACACTGCAAGACTGTGAGCTGCGGGCACCTTTCGACGGGCTGATCTCGCAGAGAATGGTGGACGTAGGCAACAATATGGCCCCGGGAATAGGCTGTTTTAAATTAGTGAAGCTCGGTAGGGTAGAGGTGAAAATATCGGTTCCCGAAAACGAGATTTCAGGCATTCGCCGGGGCGAAGAGGTGCCTTTCACGGTGTCGGCACTGGACGGTCGTCGTTTTTTGGGCCGGGTAACCGAGAAAGGAATCCAGGCCAATATCCTTAGTCATACCTATGATGTGACGGTGGGTGTAGATAATGCCGACCACGCTTTGCTGCCCGGTATGGTGTGTAGCGCACAAATCGCAGAGCGGAAAAGCGGGAAAGGGATCGTCATTCCTCAGCAGGCCGTGCTCATCGACGGGGAAAAGCCCTTTGTTTGGGTAGTGGAAGCGGGCCAGGCGCATCGCCGAAACATCGTGCAAACGGGTGTTTGCGATAGTGGTGTCGTAGTGTCGACAGGAGTTTCGGTGGGCGATAGGGTGATCGTCAGCGGACAAAACAAGGTGAGCGAAGGCTCAGTCGTAAAAGAAAAATAG
- a CDS encoding efflux RND transporter permease subunit, with protein MATRKRNIIESVMHYNSIMLLLMSVLVAFGVVALIQMPKNEFPSFTVRQGVVVAVYPGATSTEIEEQVTKPLETFLWGFKEVCKEKTRSQTKDGIVYVFVELNDDVTNKDDFWSKFKIKLQQLKASLPQGVLALMANDDFGDTSAMLITLESEDKTYRELHDYMTQLKDQLRTIPELANLRVSGEQGEQIGVYIDRDRLSHYGINSATLLASLSAQGMTLISGAVDDGTITRPIHLRSQMNTENDVANRIVYSDPKGNIIRLRDIATIKREYPDAGKYVKNNGRKCIVLSIEMNEGSNIVQFGDKVKEILADFQQTLPKDVSIYTITDQSEVVNSSVVDFLKELLIAIVSVVVVIMLLLPMRVASVAASTIPITIFITLGLFYAMGIELNTVTLASLIVALGMIVDNSIVIIDSYIEKIDAGMSRWHAATYSAKEFFSSIFSATLAISITFFPLLLTMKGMMKDFVKWFPLGISVVLGASLLVAVLVVPWMQFTFIRKGLKKESAEQDSQQDGKKSRRTFLDMVQTYYDRLIERCFAHPFYTLSVGVLSIVVGAVLFAKMPQKLMPRAERNQFAVELYLPQGTAIERTAEVADSLRNMMAHDKRILNISTFYGTSSPRFQTSYAPQLGGSNYAQFIVNTENDAATMALVDEFTHLYTDYFSDAQVRIKQLDYSDALSPIEIRFSGNDLNKIHQAVDSATKVMRSMPELLLVRSTFDGTTSGLTVEMNDYEASRLGLSKSLLSLNLATRFGEGIPLTTVWEGDYPVKVMLKDSHSGHQTVADLNNATVSGMLPGINVPLRQVAKVSPDWTNTSIHHRNGIRSLSVYADTQRGLNLNNVTDKVIAEVSKIKLPEGITLSVGGQREKDLETGPQIYNGLAISIVVIFAILLFHFKDIRMSVLIMISLLFSLLGAASGVLIMGQEVGVTGILGIISLMGIIVRNGIIMIDYAEELRVDHRLSAKRAALQAAQRRMRPIFLTSAAASMGVIPMVIANTPLWGPMGVVVCFGTLISLFFIITMIPIGYWMIFRWEDRKRTLKIAKAER; from the coding sequence ATGGCAACGCGCAAAAGAAATATCATCGAGAGTGTGATGCACTACAATAGCATCATGCTTCTGCTCATGTCGGTGCTCGTCGCCTTTGGCGTTGTGGCCCTTATTCAGATGCCGAAGAATGAGTTTCCTTCATTTACGGTGCGTCAAGGCGTCGTGGTGGCGGTGTATCCGGGGGCTACATCGACCGAGATCGAGGAACAAGTGACCAAGCCTTTGGAAACGTTCCTCTGGGGTTTTAAGGAGGTTTGCAAGGAGAAAACTCGCTCGCAAACCAAAGATGGCATCGTTTATGTCTTTGTGGAGCTGAATGACGACGTGACCAACAAGGACGACTTCTGGAGCAAATTCAAAATCAAGTTGCAGCAGTTGAAGGCTTCGCTGCCGCAGGGAGTTCTGGCTTTGATGGCCAATGACGACTTCGGCGATACCTCGGCAATGCTGATTACGCTGGAAAGCGAGGATAAAACCTATCGCGAACTGCACGACTATATGACGCAATTGAAAGATCAACTGCGCACGATTCCCGAACTGGCGAATCTCAGAGTCAGTGGCGAACAGGGCGAACAGATAGGCGTTTATATCGACCGCGACAGGCTTTCGCATTATGGTATCAACTCGGCTACACTCCTGGCAAGCCTTTCTGCACAGGGAATGACGCTCATCAGTGGAGCCGTTGACGATGGAACCATCACTCGTCCCATTCACTTGCGCTCGCAAATGAATACGGAGAATGATGTGGCTAACCGCATTGTCTACTCCGATCCGAAAGGTAATATCATCCGTCTGCGCGACATCGCTACCATCAAACGCGAATATCCCGATGCCGGAAAGTATGTCAAGAACAACGGGAGAAAGTGTATCGTACTCTCGATCGAGATGAACGAGGGGAGCAACATTGTGCAGTTCGGCGACAAAGTGAAAGAGATTCTCGCCGATTTCCAGCAAACACTGCCCAAAGATGTGTCGATCTATACCATTACCGACCAGAGTGAGGTGGTCAATTCCTCGGTGGTAGACTTCCTAAAAGAGCTTCTCATCGCTATCGTCTCTGTGGTTGTGGTCATCATGTTGCTGCTTCCCATGCGCGTTGCCAGTGTTGCGGCAAGCACAATTCCCATTACCATCTTCATCACTCTTGGGCTTTTCTACGCCATGGGCATAGAACTCAACACCGTTACGCTGGCTTCTCTCATTGTGGCATTGGGGATGATTGTGGACAATTCGATCGTAATCATCGACTCGTATATCGAGAAAATAGACGCGGGAATGAGTCGTTGGCATGCCGCAACCTATTCGGCCAAAGAGTTTTTCTCCTCTATTTTCAGTGCCACCTTAGCCATTTCGATTACCTTTTTCCCGCTTTTGCTCACGATGAAAGGTATGATGAAAGACTTTGTCAAGTGGTTTCCGCTGGGCATTAGCGTGGTGTTGGGAGCCTCGTTGCTGGTGGCAGTGCTGGTGGTTCCTTGGATGCAGTTCACCTTTATACGAAAGGGGCTCAAGAAAGAATCTGCAGAACAGGATTCACAACAAGACGGAAAGAAATCTCGCCGTACGTTTCTCGACATGGTTCAGACCTATTACGACCGTCTGATAGAACGCTGTTTTGCTCATCCTTTCTATACGTTGAGCGTTGGAGTCTTGTCGATTGTGGTGGGTGCGGTGCTTTTTGCCAAGATGCCACAGAAGTTAATGCCGCGTGCAGAGCGTAACCAGTTTGCTGTTGAACTATATCTTCCACAGGGAACAGCCATTGAACGCACGGCAGAAGTGGCCGACAGTCTGCGCAATATGATGGCCCACGACAAGCGGATACTGAATATCAGCACCTTCTATGGCACCTCTTCACCGCGTTTTCAAACGTCTTACGCTCCGCAATTGGGTGGTTCCAACTATGCACAATTCATCGTCAACACCGAGAACGACGCTGCAACGATGGCCTTGGTAGACGAGTTTACCCACCTGTATACCGATTATTTCAGCGATGCGCAGGTGCGAATTAAGCAGCTCGACTATAGCGATGCGCTCTCGCCGATTGAGATCAGATTCAGTGGAAACGATCTGAACAAGATTCATCAGGCCGTAGACAGTGCCACAAAGGTAATGCGTTCGATGCCCGAACTGTTGTTGGTTCGCAGCACATTCGATGGAACTACGAGCGGATTGACTGTGGAAATGAACGATTATGAAGCCAGTAGACTGGGCCTAAGTAAGAGTCTTCTCTCGCTGAATTTGGCCACACGATTTGGCGAAGGCATTCCTCTCACCACTGTTTGGGAGGGCGATTATCCGGTGAAAGTGATGCTCAAAGACAGTCATTCGGGACATCAGACCGTGGCCGACCTCAACAATGCCACCGTGAGCGGCATGCTTCCGGGTATCAATGTGCCGCTGCGACAAGTGGCAAAGGTATCTCCCGACTGGACCAACACTTCCATTCACCACCGCAATGGCATACGTTCTCTCTCGGTATATGCCGACACCCAACGCGGCTTGAACCTCAATAACGTGACCGATAAGGTGATTGCCGAGGTGTCGAAAATCAAGCTTCCCGAGGGCATTACCCTCTCTGTGGGCGGACAACGGGAGAAAGATCTCGAAACCGGACCTCAGATCTACAACGGTTTGGCCATCTCGATCGTCGTTATTTTTGCCATCCTTCTGTTCCACTTTAAAGACATTCGGATGTCTGTTCTCATCATGATTTCGTTGCTCTTCTCGCTTCTTGGCGCGGCCAGCGGCGTGCTTATCATGGGACAAGAAGTAGGAGTTACAGGCATTTTGGGCATCATTTCGCTCATGGGTATCATCGTCCGCAACGGCATTATCATGATCGATTACGCCGAAGAGCTGCGTGTCGACCATCGTCTCTCGGCCAAACGAGCCGCATTGCAAGCCGCTCAGCGACGCATGCGACCCATTTTCCTCACCAGTGCAGCCGCCTCTATGGGCGTCATCCCAATGGTTATCGCCAACACACCCTTATGGGGACCGATGGGAGTAGTGGTTTGTTTTGGCACCCTCATTTCGCTTTTCTTCATCATCACGATGATTCCCATTGGCTATTGGATGATTTTCCGGTGGGAAGACCGTAAGAGAACACTCAAGATAGCCAAGGCC
- the tsf gene encoding translation elongation factor Ts, whose product MAVSIADIQKLRKLTGAGLADCKKALAETDGDIEKAIEIIREKGQAIAAKRSDRETSNGCVLVKVDNGFGAIVALKCETDFVANGKDYIQLTQDILDAAVAAKAKSLDEVKELTLADGTKVQDAVVARSGITGEKMELDGYNFIEGENLYSYNHMNKNLLCTLVQMNKPAEEQGHAVTMQIAAMNPVALDEASVPQEVKESELKVAIEKTKEEQVEKAVQAALKKAGFNLYIAESEEHIAEGIAKGNITEAQADEIRKIKTETAEQKAASLPEAMIQNIANGRMAKFFKESCLLNQEFIQDSKLSVSDYLKAADKDLTVVAFKRFTLRAE is encoded by the coding sequence ATGGCTGTTTCAATAGCTGATATACAGAAGCTCCGCAAACTGACCGGAGCGGGTTTGGCCGACTGCAAGAAGGCTCTTGCAGAGACAGATGGCGACATCGAGAAGGCCATCGAAATCATTCGGGAGAAAGGACAGGCAATTGCCGCGAAACGTTCGGACCGCGAAACATCGAACGGATGCGTGCTTGTAAAGGTAGACAACGGCTTCGGAGCCATCGTGGCCTTGAAGTGCGAAACCGATTTCGTGGCCAATGGTAAAGACTATATCCAACTTACACAGGACATTCTCGATGCTGCCGTTGCCGCAAAGGCTAAAAGCTTGGATGAGGTGAAAGAACTAACGCTGGCCGATGGCACGAAGGTGCAAGACGCGGTAGTGGCCCGTTCAGGTATCACCGGCGAGAAAATGGAACTCGACGGCTACAATTTCATCGAAGGAGAGAACCTTTACTCTTACAATCACATGAACAAAAACCTGCTCTGCACCTTGGTTCAGATGAACAAACCGGCAGAGGAGCAGGGCCATGCTGTAACGATGCAGATTGCAGCAATGAACCCTGTGGCGCTGGATGAGGCCAGTGTGCCCCAGGAAGTGAAAGAGAGCGAACTGAAAGTAGCCATTGAAAAAACCAAAGAAGAGCAGGTAGAAAAAGCTGTTCAGGCTGCTTTGAAGAAGGCTGGTTTCAACCTTTACATCGCAGAAAGCGAAGAACATATCGCAGAAGGCATTGCTAAGGGCAATATTACCGAAGCACAGGCCGACGAAATTCGTAAGATCAAAACCGAGACGGCTGAACAAAAGGCTGCCAGTCTGCCCGAAGCAATGATTCAAAACATTGCCAACGGCCGTATGGCAAAGTTCTTTAAGGAAAGCTGTCTGCTGAATCAGGAGTTCATTCAGGACTCGAAACTCAGCGTTTCCGACTATCTGAAAGCTGCAGATAAAGACCTTACGGTCGTTGCTTTCAAGCGTTTCACGCTGCGTGCGGAGTAA
- a CDS encoding carbohydrate kinase, translating into MNQVIVGLGEALWDVLPEGRKIGGAPANFAYHAGQFGLETLAVSALGNDALGDEIVEKFDARGLKYLLPRVPFPTGTVQVTLDAQGVPTYEIKEGVAWDNIPFTPELENVARHCRAVCWGSLAQRNRVSRKTIHRFLDATPKDCLKIFDINLRQTFYNEEVIRESLKRCDILKINDEELVTIGRLFGYPGLDMTNKCWLILGKYNLDVLVLTCGVNGSYVFSPGAMSYIDTPKVDVADTVGAGDSFTASLCAGLLSGMPIAEAHRLAVDTSAYVCTQKGAMPHLPAEFTSRIMGH; encoded by the coding sequence ATGAATCAAGTGATTGTCGGACTGGGTGAAGCACTCTGGGATGTGCTCCCCGAAGGAAGAAAAATCGGCGGTGCGCCCGCCAACTTTGCTTATCATGCCGGTCAGTTCGGACTCGAAACGCTGGCCGTAAGTGCCTTAGGCAACGATGCTTTGGGCGATGAGATTGTTGAAAAGTTCGATGCTCGCGGGTTGAAATATCTCCTTCCGCGTGTGCCTTTCCCAACGGGTACGGTTCAGGTGACGCTTGATGCGCAGGGTGTTCCTACTTATGAGATCAAGGAAGGTGTGGCTTGGGATAACATTCCCTTCACACCCGAACTCGAAAACGTGGCCCGTCATTGCCGCGCAGTTTGCTGGGGATCGCTGGCTCAGCGCAATCGGGTAAGTCGGAAGACGATCCATCGTTTTCTCGATGCTACGCCGAAAGACTGTCTGAAGATTTTCGATATCAACCTTCGGCAGACTTTCTACAATGAGGAAGTGATTCGCGAGTCGCTCAAACGCTGCGACATCTTGAAGATTAACGATGAGGAACTCGTTACCATCGGTAGGCTTTTCGGTTATCCCGGGCTTGATATGACTAACAAATGCTGGCTTATTCTGGGCAAATACAACCTCGACGTGCTCGTGCTCACTTGCGGTGTGAACGGCAGTTACGTCTTTTCGCCGGGCGCGATGTCGTATATCGATACGCCGAAGGTGGACGTTGCAGACACCGTTGGTGCGGGAGACTCGTTCACTGCCAGTCTTTGTGCCGGCCTGTTGAGTGGAATGCCCATCGCCGAGGCTCATCGCCTGGCCGTAGATACCAGTGCTTACGTCTGCACGCAGAAGGGTGCTATGCCGCACCTACCTGCCGAATTCACAAGCAGAATCATGGGTCATTAG
- the rpsI gene encoding 30S ribosomal protein S9: MEIINAIGRRKSAVARVYLTEGSGKITINKKDLTEYFPSAILQYVVKQPLELLEVAEKYDIKVNLDGGGYTGQSQALRLAIARALVKVNEEDKKSLRSQGFLTRDSRVVERKKPGRPKARRRFQFSKR; encoded by the coding sequence ATGGAAATCATAAATGCAATTGGCCGTCGGAAGAGTGCCGTGGCTCGTGTTTACCTCACAGAGGGCAGCGGCAAGATTACAATCAATAAGAAAGACCTGACGGAATATTTCCCTTCTGCTATTCTTCAGTATGTCGTTAAGCAGCCGCTCGAACTCTTAGAGGTGGCCGAGAAATACGACATCAAAGTCAATCTCGACGGCGGAGGCTACACCGGGCAGAGCCAAGCACTGCGCCTGGCCATCGCACGAGCACTGGTGAAGGTGAACGAAGAAGACAAAAAGAGCCTCAGAAGTCAGGGCTTCCTCACCCGCGACTCGCGCGTGGTGGAACGCAAAAAGCCGGGACGTCCCAAGGCTCGTCGCCGCTTCCAGTTCAGTAAGCGTTAA
- the rpsB gene encoding 30S ribosomal protein S2, translating to MSRTNFDQLLQAGCHFGHLRRKWNPAMAPYIFMERNGIHIIDLHKTVAKVDEAAEALKQIAKSGKRILFVATKKQAKDIVADKASSVNMPYVNERWPGGMLTNFPTIRKAVKKMTNIDKLMNDGTFANLSKRELLQITRQRAKLEKNLGSISDLTRLPSALFVVDIMKEAIAVKEAKRLGIPVFAIVDTNSDPRDIDFIIPANDDAKDSVEVILSACCAAVAEGLEERKVEKADEKAAAEQAEEAAEGKKHPARAARKEAAPAEEKAEEAPAAE from the coding sequence ATGTCAAGAACAAATTTTGACCAATTGTTGCAGGCAGGCTGCCATTTCGGACACCTCCGCCGCAAGTGGAACCCCGCAATGGCTCCCTATATCTTCATGGAGCGCAACGGCATCCATATCATCGACCTCCACAAAACTGTAGCCAAGGTAGACGAAGCTGCAGAGGCTTTGAAGCAAATTGCTAAGTCGGGAAAGCGCATTTTGTTCGTCGCTACTAAAAAACAAGCTAAGGACATTGTAGCCGATAAGGCTTCCAGTGTAAACATGCCTTATGTAAACGAACGCTGGCCAGGCGGGATGTTGACCAACTTCCCCACCATTCGTAAGGCAGTGAAGAAAATGACGAACATCGACAAACTGATGAACGACGGTACGTTTGCCAATCTTTCGAAACGCGAACTGCTGCAAATCACCCGTCAACGCGCAAAACTGGAGAAGAACCTTGGTTCTATTTCCGACCTCACTCGCTTGCCGAGTGCTCTCTTCGTGGTAGACATTATGAAGGAAGCCATTGCCGTAAAAGAGGCCAAACGATTGGGCATCCCCGTGTTCGCTATCGTCGATACCAACTCCGATCCTCGCGACATCGACTTCATTATCCCCGCTAACGACGATGCAAAAGATAGCGTCGAGGTGATTCTCTCGGCCTGCTGCGCAGCCGTTGCCGAAGGTCTGGAAGAGCGTAAGGTGGAGAAGGCCGACGAAAAAGCCGCTGCCGAACAGGCTGAAGAGGCTGCCGAGGGTAAGAAACACCCGGCTCGTGCAGCCCGTAAAGAGGCCGCTCCTGCTGAAGAAAAGGCCGAAGAGGCTCCGGCAGCAGAGTAA